In Deltaproteobacteria bacterium, the sequence GGCCCGCGCACCGGAGATCCGCATCGTGACGCCGCCCGACGCCGTCTGCGAGGCATCGCCCACGTCGAGCGTGGCCGCAGGGCACACCCTGGCGCGTTGCTGCTACGATCGTCGACGCCGTCATGAACGCGCGCGTGGCCCCCGGTACCGCCGCGGATCTCCTGCTCATCAGCGATCTGCACCTCGGATCCCACCTCAAGCCGCGCATGCGCGGCGAGGCGGTGCACCTGGCGTCGCGTATCGAAGAGGTGTTCCCGCGCTTCTGCGAGCACTACCAGCGGGCCGGCCGCTGGCAGCTGGTGATCAACGGCGACTTCATCGACTTCTGGAACATCGAGCTGCCGGGCGCCGCCGGGCTCGCCGCCGAGGCGCTCGCGGTCGCGCGACTGCACGCGGTCTTCGACGCGCACCCCGAGGTCGAGGGCGCGCTGCAGCGGTTCCTCGGCGCCGGTCACGGCATCGTGTTCGTGACCGGCAACCACGACGCCGAGCTTCTGTACCCGGCCGTGCGCGCAGCCATCGTCGCGCGGCTGTCCCCGGCCGACGACGCCGACTCGACCCGCACCGATCTCACCAACCTCGCGGCGCTGGGGGCGGGTCGGGTGCGCTTCGTGCGGTGGTTCCTGCGCGACCCCGCCGGCGCGTGGATCGAGCACGGTCACAAGTTCGATCCCAGCTGCGCGACCCCGGCCGCGTTGTCGCCCACCCGCGGTGGCGAGCTGGTCCAGACCGTCGCCGAGGTCGCGACTCGCAACTTCGCGAACCTGATGCCGGAGATCGACTACGACGCGCCCGACAAGTTCACCGCACGGGACTACGTGCGCTGGGCGGCGGCCCGCGGCTGGCGCTTCGTCGTGCGCGTGATCCTGCTGTACCTGCGGACCGCCGGGCGCATCCTCGCGCTGTGGGCCGGGCCCGGACGCGTCGACAAGGCCGGCAAGCAGGCCCACGCGGAGCGGCTCGCCAAGGTCGCCGAGAACGCGGGCCTGCAGATGAGCGCCCTCGCGGCGCTCGAGAACATGGCCCCACCGCCGACCACCACCACCATCGCGGGGCTGCTGACGATCACGGCGATGGATCATGTCGTCATGCTGGTCACGCTCGCGATCGTCGGGGCCCTGGCCGCGCGGCCGTTCGGGCTGCCGGTACTCGGGGCGTTGGTGGGCTCCGCGCTCGCGATCGCGCTGTCGGTCCGCAAGCATCGGCGCAAGCGTCCACGCAACGTCGCCCGCGACATGCTCGAGGTCGCCGCGGGCGTCGGCGAGGTCACCGGCGTGCCGTTGGTGTTGATGGGACACAGCCACCGCGGCACGCTCGAGCGCTTCGGGGACGTCGTGTATGCCAACAGCGGCAGCTGGCTCGACGGCTCGCACCTGGTGGTGCGGCGCGATGCCCAGGCGGGTCGCTTCACGTCGGTCCAGCTGCGTCGGTGGCGCAACGGCGGGGTGTTGCGCCTGCACGAGATGGCAGTGCCCGAGCAGGCCGAGCGACCCAGCGAGCTCGTCGCGGCCGATGGGCCGCCCGCCTCTGCGATCGTCCCAAAACCATCCACCCCCTGACGATCGCGCGCGAAGCGTGCGATGATCTCCTCAGCAACGTGGCGGGTGAATACATCCTGGTGATCGAGGACGAGGCGTCGGTGCGGACGCTGCTCGAGAAGTCGCTCAGTTCGCGCGGCTATCGGGTCCAGTGCTGCGAAGACGGCCTCGCGGGGCTCACGGCGCTGGAGTCGGCCAAGCCCGACCTCATCATCGTCGACATCATGATGCCGCGGCTCGACGGCATGACCTTCGTGAAGGCGATCAAGGGCAACGGCGAGACCAAGCCGATCCCGGTCATCTTCCTCACCGCGAAGAACGATCCCAAGACGATGATCGTCGGCATCAACCTCGGCGCGCGCTTCTATGTGACCAAGCCGTTCGTGATCGACGACCTGCTCAGCAAGGTCCAGAAGGCGCTCACGTAGGCCGTCCGCCGAGCTCGTGATCGAACCCGGCGGCGCGACGCAGGCGGCCGGCGAGGATTGCATCGGCCAGCGCCTCGATGTCGGCCGCGCCGCTGCGATCGCCCCGGTGCGGCGGCACGACCTCGCGGATCGCCGCGTGCACCGCACGGAGCGGGCCGCTGGTCGGGGCCGGGCGCAGGTCGATTGCGGCTGCCGCGACGATGGCCTCGATCGCCAGCACGCAGGCGACGTTGCGCGCGACCGCAGCGAGCTTGCGCGCGGCGATCGGGCCCATGCTCACGTGGTCCTCCTTGCCCGCGGAGGTCGGGATGGTATCGACGCACGCTGGCATCGACAGCGTCTTGCACTCGCTGGCGAGCGCGGCCGCGGTGACCTGCGCCAGCATGAAGCCGCTCTCGAGCCCGGCGTCGGCGGCCAGGAACGGCGGCAGCCCGCGCGAGGTGTGCTCGCCCATGAAGCGATCGCAGCGGCGTTCGCTGATGGTCGCCAGCGTGGTGAGCACGGCGGTGAGGTGATCGAGCGCCGGTGCGATGCTGCCGGCGTGGAAGTTGCCGCCCGAGAGCACGTCGAAGCCGCCGCCGTGTGCCGGCAGCAACAGCGGGTTGTCGGTCATGCTGTTGATCTCGACGCTCAGGGTCTGCGCGACGTAGCCGAGCGCACCCCTGGCGGCGCCGTGCACCTGCGGCATGCAACGCAGGGCGTAGGCGTCTTGGACCTGGCCGCAGTCGCGATGGGAGTCGCGCAGCGGCGAGCCGGCCATCAGCTCGCGCACGATCGCCGCGGTGCGCTGCTGGCCGGGGTGGGGCTTGCCGGCATGGATGCGAGGATCGAAGGCGTCGACGGTGC encodes:
- a CDS encoding response regulator; this encodes MAGEYILVIEDEASVRTLLEKSLSSRGYRVQCCEDGLAGLTALESAKPDLIIVDIMMPRLDGMTFVKAIKGNGETKPIPVIFLTAKNDPKTMIVGINLGARFYVTKPFVIDDLLSKVQKALT
- the hutH gene encoding histidine ammonia-lyase, which encodes MTDTVVLGRPISLLDVLALARREASVAIDPAAREHIADTRAQLEQALAQGRTIYGVNTGFGALSDTSIAAKDTRALQLNLIRSHAMGVGAPLPVASVRAILALRAHTLALGASGVRPSVVDALTQMLAADVVPVVPCQGSVGASGDLAPLAHVALVLVGEGEAIVDGTRMSGAAALVGAGLQPVELAAKEGLSLINGTQVTAAIGALGVLDAAELVAAADIVGTLSLDALLGTVDAFDPRIHAGKPHPGQQRTAAIVRELMAGSPLRDSHRDCGQVQDAYALRCMPQVHGAARGALGYVAQTLSVEINSMTDNPLLLPAHGGGFDVLSGGNFHAGSIAPALDHLTAVLTTLATISERRCDRFMGEHTSRGLPPFLAADAGLESGFMLAQVTAAALASECKTLSMPACVDTIPTSAGKEDHVSMGPIAARKLAAVARNVACVLAIEAIVAAAAIDLRPAPTSGPLRAVHAAIREVVPPHRGDRSGAADIEALADAILAGRLRRAAGFDHELGGRPT